The Gymnogyps californianus isolate 813 chromosome 5, ASM1813914v2, whole genome shotgun sequence genome contains a region encoding:
- the LOC127016785 gene encoding SERTA domain-containing protein 2-like, whose translation MLGRGLKRKLSDYEENMAGLSSAFDSSRNLPYPLKRQLVLNMCLTKLQTYKMLVEPNLHRSVLIANTVRQIQEEMRQESNQQPINVCPGITPGSHSYTGMESSGISLQLPSGISQQESNCCDLRSVEDPIENSLLIVSDDDMSSAISSILKDLDFVEDISPPTCLVPTGDDQPKFPENTGLKLEDDRQDLKGAECVFGSFEISNSTSYLKDLAIDDIFEDIDTSMYDSDFCCPPLMPPRPPSLATEEPLKTFPSCNSSSASNIQICRTDLSELDHIMEILVGS comes from the coding sequence ATGTTGGGGAGAGGTCTAAAACGCAAGCTGAGTGACTATGAGGAGAACATGGCTGGTCTCTCGAGTGCCTTTGATTCCAGTCGAAATCTGCCATATCCGCTTAAGAGGCAGTTGGTGCTTAATATGTGCCTCACCAAGTTACAGACATACAAAATGCTGGTGGAACCGAACTTGCACCGTTCTGTCCTCATAGCCAACACAGTACGGCAAATTCAAGAGGAAATGAGACAAGAGAGTAATCAGCAGCCAATTAATGTCTGCCCTGGCATTACTCCTGGTTCTCACAGCTACACAGGGATGGAATCATCTGGGATTTCTCTTCAGTTGCCTTCAGGTATTAGTCAGCAAGAGTCTAACTGTTGCGACTTGCGGTCTGTAGAAGACCCAATTGAAAATAGCCTGCTGATAGTTTCAGATGATGATATGTCATCTGCTATTTCATCTATTCTGAAGGATTTAGACTTTGTAGAAGATATAAGCCCGCCTACTTGTCTGGTTCCTACTGGAGATGACCAGCCAAAGTTTCCAGAAAATACTGGTCTAAAACTAGAAGATGATAGACAGGATTTGAAGGGAGCTGAATGTGTGTTTGGTTCCTTTGAGATTTCAAATTCAACTAGTTACTTGAAGGATTTGGCAATAGATGACATTTTTGAAGATATTGACACTTCAATGTATGATTCAGACTTTTGTTGCCCTCCACTAATGCCGCCCAGACCACCATCTCTTGCTACAGAAGAACCATTGAAGACCTTTCCATCTTGTAATTCTTCTTCAGCAAGCAACATTCAGATATGTAGAACAGATCTGAGTGAGTTGGACCACATCATGGAAATTCTCGTTGGATCCTGA